The window TTGATGAAAAATCTTTGGTTATTTTTGTAGCCTGCTTCCTGTAACCAGCTATTAATCGAGTAAGAAAAAATTCTTACGTATTTTTTCTTACTCGATTAATATATCTTTAGCCAGCAGCCAATAAGTTTATAAGATAAAAACATTCTTATCTTGTCCAATATTGTGCTATTTAATCCAGCCACCACCTATAAGGTATTCATTATTTAAATCATAAAATACGGCTACTTGACCGGGAGTAATTGCAAACTGAGGATTAGTAAATCTAACGATAGCAGAATTATTGTCTTTAGGTATAACTATAGCTTCTTTAGCACTGGAATTATATCTTATTTTAACTAATGCTCTAAATTCGCCACTCTTAAACTCTTCCTGCTGCCAGTTTATATCGTTTACTTCAAGATCAAGTCTTGATATATCATTTAGAAAACCAACATAAACTTCATTTTTATCAGGATGAACTGAAGCAACATATAATGGCTCATTTGCTGCTATACCAATACCTTTTCTCTGCCCAACTGTATATTTATATGCGCCTTTATGCTTCCCTAAAACTTTACCGGTTCTGATATCTATTATATTTCCCTCTTGTTCACCAAATTTTCTCACAAGATATTTTTGAGTCGAATCAGGAGGCTGAATAAAACACACATCCTGACTTTCCTTGCTTTCTGCACAGGGAAGATTATTAGCTCTTGCCAGTTCTCTCACTTCAGATTTAGTTAACTCGGCCAGAGGAAATAAAGTTGTCACAAGATCATCCTGAGTAAGGCTAAATAACATATAAATTTGATCTTTTTTATCATCATTAGCTCTAACTAGCTTGTAATTATCCCCATCCTTGGTTATCCTTGCATAATGACCAGTTGCATATAAATCAGCATTTAAAACCTCGTGAGCATACTTTTTTAGAGCACCCCATTTAATAACTTTATTACATACGACACAAGGATTTGGAGTAAGTCCTTTTTTATAACTTTCCTCAAAGTAATTTATAATACTATTTTTAAAATCATCTCTTAAATCTACACTGTAATGCTTTATACCCAGAATATTGCACACCTGAGCCGCATTTTCTGATGCTATATAAGCATCATCGTGCATTATTCCAGTTATTCCAATAACATCATAACCGTCTTTTTTTAAAAGCAACGCAGCGGTGCTACTATCCACACCTCCACTCATTGCAACTGCAACTGTTTTCTTAGAGCTCATTTAGTACGTAAATTTCCCCTTCATCTGTAATTCTATATTCAGTAACTCCTGACATGCCTGTAAAATCAGGAACCACTTCAAAATACCCCTGACTAACCGCATTTTGTATTATGGAATGATCAATAAGCTGCTTAGTGAAAGTTATAATTTTAGAATTAATTTGCTTTAAAGAATACCTATCAAGCTTTTCATTCTCTTTTAAGTAATATGAGGTTATTAACAAATAATCTATAGGTGATTGAGGATTCTTTTGACTAATTAATTCACCAATTGTGCCAGACTCAGGAGCAGGTTCACTAAAAGCCTCGCTAGACAAATTCGAAATTACTTTTCCGACTTTTTCAGGCAAAGAAGAGACTTTTTCCTGAAGAATATTAAAGAATTTATCATTATTAGTGCTGGTATAATCTTCAGCAGGAACCTCTTCACCCACTAGAACAGCTTTATTATCCTCTATAAGTTCTTTTTTTTCCTCAATTTTATTCTGTACAGCCTGAACTGGTTCAACCAAAATTTCTTCTTTTTTAACCTGTTTTATTTTTTTCGATAATTTATTAATTGCTTCTTCAAGCGCCTTAATCTTATCTATATCAGCTGAATCTAAATCCTCATCAATTAAATCCTGTATTGCAACTTTACTTTTTGAGTCATCAATCTCAATAGATTCAATCACTATTTCTTTTTCTTTTGATTCTTCAACTTCAATAATAACAGGCTTAGGGTCTTCTGACTGAACAATAACTTTCAAATCTTCTACAGGCTTCTGAATTTCTTCAATAACTTCCTGTTCTTTAACAGTGCTTTGTTTTTTATCTAAAGTTTTACTGTTTGGAACTTTTTTAGACTTAACAGGTTTATTTGATGGTAATCCAAGAATATCTCCAAACCACTTTTCTATTTCCTGAGCAATCAGTTCAGAATCAGCTGACTCTAACTCAATAGATAAACTTCCTTTTTTAATGCTAAAGCTATAGTATGCCAATATTAAACCCTTTCCCATTCACGCTAAATAAAAGCACAAAATTAAACTTGTTTT is drawn from Candidatus Melainabacteria bacterium RIFOXYA2_FULL_32_9 and contains these coding sequences:
- a CDS encoding tRNA 2-thiouridine(34) synthase MnmA, whose protein sequence is MSSKKTVAVAMSGGVDSSTAALLLKKDGYDVIGITGIMHDDAYIASENAAQVCNILGIKHYSVDLRDDFKNSIINYFEESYKKGLTPNPCVVCNKVIKWGALKKYAHEVLNADLYATGHYARITKDGDNYKLVRANDDKKDQIYMLFSLTQDDLVTTLFPLAELTKSEVRELARANNLPCAESKESQDVCFIQPPDSTQKYLVRKFGEQEGNIIDIRTGKVLGKHKGAYKYTVGQRKGIGIAANEPLYVASVHPDKNEVYVGFLNDISRLDLEVNDINWQQEEFKSGEFRALVKIRYNSSAKEAIVIPKDNNSAIVRFTNPQFAITPGQVAVFYDLNNEYLIGGGWIK